The proteins below come from a single Mesobacillus jeotgali genomic window:
- a CDS encoding serine hydrolase domain-containing protein yields the protein MDLEMNITFNKDAFKDLTLYTEKVRRDMNASGSALVIMKDNKIVHEWYSGRHHYEQGAIQINSNSRFNVYSVRVTYIGFAIALAIYEGLLNLDDKLSDYLDDEYNKDILGEATIRHLLTRCTGLKFENRTVYRVFDLGTNIEGKRPEILAKILYKATGMTVNEVLSNRVFKPLNWTNTGWVTEGNNNLVCDIDTLKNYPTLRIGSNIGDERNLYVSAKELAFWGNLHLNKGIFENRSILPQEIFELTTTVQSPNSLPHQLPKFGFLWWVKDGDISVDYNELGSELPAGSYQILGASGCSCTVIPEYNAVAVRMYNSLNAYEKLGFDFIKDIQMFDNLVSSNLKNL from the coding sequence GTGGATTTAGAGATGAATATAACCTTTAACAAAGATGCATTTAAAGATCTCACCTTATATACAGAAAAAGTAAGAAGAGATATGAATGCATCAGGTTCTGCATTGGTTATTATGAAAGATAATAAAATAGTACACGAGTGGTATTCTGGAAGGCACCATTATGAGCAAGGTGCAATACAGATAAATAGCAATTCAAGATTCAATGTATATTCCGTTAGAGTTACTTATATTGGATTTGCCATTGCATTAGCTATATATGAAGGCTTATTAAACCTGGATGATAAATTAAGTGACTATTTAGATGATGAATATAATAAAGACATCCTTGGAGAGGCAACAATCAGACATTTATTAACAAGATGTACTGGTCTAAAATTTGAAAATAGAACAGTTTACCGTGTCTTTGATCTAGGAACTAACATCGAGGGAAAGAGACCCGAAATATTAGCGAAGATCTTATACAAAGCTACTGGCATGACAGTAAATGAAGTCCTATCAAACAGAGTGTTTAAGCCCTTGAATTGGACAAACACTGGTTGGGTTACTGAAGGGAATAACAATTTAGTCTGTGATATAGATACGTTAAAGAATTATCCAACATTAAGAATTGGCTCAAATATAGGTGATGAAAGAAATCTTTATGTAAGTGCCAAAGAATTAGCATTTTGGGGTAATTTACATTTAAACAAAGGGATATTTGAAAATAGGTCAATACTTCCACAAGAAATATTTGAACTAACTACTACGGTGCAAAGCCCTAATTCCTTACCCCATCAACTTCCGAAATTCGGGTTTCTATGGTGGGTGAAAGATGGTGATATATCTGTTGATTACAATGAATTAGGTTCAGAATTACCCGCAGGTTCCTACCAAATACTTGGGGCATCTGGATGTTCCTGTACTGTCATTCCCGAATATAATGCAGTGGCCGTTAGAATGTACAATAGTTTAAATGCATACGAGAAATTAGGGTTCGATTTTATAAAAGATATTCAAATGTTT